AGGTAATATTCAATTCATAGGGACTTTCAGTTCCGTCGGAGTTCGCTTTCATGGAAACGTGACCGCCCAGCGATTTCACACGATCCGCCAGTTTCAGCAGTTCATCATTCGGTATAATCCCCTGCAGCGGCCGTACCCCGATACCGTCGTGCGAAGCGGTAAAATTAAAATAGGTGCACTTTTGCGGAAGGTCATTCAACGATGCCGCCCAGTTGGTGAGATAGGTGGAATTCCCTTTTGTCAGCCCATGAAGCAACAACGGCGGCAGACTGAACTGATAAACCATATGGGCTTCATCGCCCTTGCCGAAATAGGAAATATTTTCCGCGTGCGGCACATTGGTTTCTGTCAGCAGTACGACCTCCGGCGCCACCATATCCAGCAGATCGCGCATCAGTTTCACCACTTCGTGCGTCTGTTTAAGGTGAATGCAACTTGTTCCCACTTGCTTCCAAAGGTAGGCGATGGCATCCAGTCGGATAATCGTTGCTCCGTTGGCAACATAGAAAAGCAGAATATCCAGAAACTCAAAAAGCACATCCGGATTGGAAAAATTGAGATCCATCTGGTCATCACTGAACGTGGTCCAGACGTGGGTATCACCATGCTGCGTGTGCACCGGTGTCAACAGCGGAAGCGCGCGCGGCCGCGTTACTGCACTCAGATCCGTTTCCGGATCTTCTTCGATAAAATAATTCCGGTACGGCGCAATGTTATTTACATAGTCGATAAACCATTTGCTGCTTCGTGAACAGTGATTCAGCACCAGATCAAACATCAGGCGGAATCCACGGCCGAGCTCTGCGACGTCGTTCCATTTCCCCAGATTGCGGTCAACCGCACGATAGTCGACCACGGAAAATCCGTCGTCCGAGGTATAAGGATAAAACGGCAGAATATGCACAGTATTAACGGCACCGCTCAGATGCCGGTCCGCAAATCGTTTTAGCACTTTCAGCGGGGCCTCATCTCCATTCTGCACCATGTCGCCATAGGTAATGAGCACCGAAGACGTTTCGTCCCACAGGTCTGACTCGCTGAATCCCTCCAGGCCAATGCCGTACCGTCCGATGAGTTGCACCATGCGTTCCAGCAGACGCTCTACCTCCTGCGGTCCATACAGCCGGTTAAACCGCATGCGCATCCGTTCCAAAGCATGAATATCGAGGTTTTTAATCATGGTTCTAAACCTTTGATGTTGGTGATGAGTGTACGCAGGCTTCTGCGCAGTACGGAATAACTGAAGAAACGGTTTGCGACAGCATAGTTGTGCTCAACCGTGGTCCGCCGGTATCCCTCATCCGCGAGCAGACGGCGGACATCATCCACCACTTCTTTCGTCAGATAGCCATCCATCAGAGGCACACGGAAACCTTTCGGTTCAATATCGCGCGCAAAAATGGAGTAGCGGTTGATCAGGATCGGCAGCTTGAAATAGACCGCTTCAAGAAAAGCGTTTCCGAAACCTTCATACAGACTCGGATAAGTCACAAAATCAACAAACGGATAGATATCCCATAATGTATAGATCTTCTGTCCCTTTGAATTTTTCTGCCGGAACTCTCCGACGCGGTCATCGATAATCCGCAGATCCACCCCCGAATCATGGGCCAGTTCTTCGAGCATGTGCTGATACTCATAGCCCTCGTCCCCGCCCGCATGAGAGATTACCAGTTTCATTTTCGGATCACCCAGTGTTTCCAGCAGTTTGATCGAATGTTCGATCCCTTTTCGCGGTACGATACGCGTCGGCTGGAGAATCAGGATATCATCTTCTGAAAAACCGAGATCAGCGCGCAATCCCTCGGTATAGGCATCCGGCGGCGGCGGCGGCGTTTCAAAATCGAACACATTCGGAATCAGCTCGGAAGAGAGGCCTTTCCGCCATGACAGTTCCTCGCGGGCTGCCTGATTAATCACCACATGCTGCAACTCGTCGTCACGCGGCGGAAACGCCATATCGAGAAAATCCGGAACCCCGTTCACGGAAAAGCGTACCCGTTCCCAATAAAAATCATGATGATGCGCAATGGAGGGAATCCGTGTTTCGGCCAGAAATTCTGAGATCGCCACACCAAGCGGAACATGCATCGGAATCGTCAGTGCATTCTGGAAAATAAGGATACGCAGATCATAGTGATTGACGAATTCATACAGCGTCGTTTTCAGATATTCCGCCATATCGCGAATCCGGCGGCTCACAATCGGATCCCGAAAACTCTTTCCCCAGATGCGCTCATTGATCCAGACATTTTCCGGATGTTCAAAGTGCGCCTCCGGAACGCAGTAGCTTACTTCGGGGGCTCGATCGAGCCGGCCCGCATACCAGAAGCTCCTGAACTCATGATCCCATAAAACTTTCGCCCATTTTGCACTCTCCAGGGAAACCCCGTCAGTGCCGGCAAAGCGCGTTGAAACAAATCCGATATTTTCGCTCATATTCGCCTCTGAATTGTTTCGGAAAGCATAGACGCACCGATGAGCATGAAAAGCATTTTTGTCGTTTTATTAATTCCTGTCACAAAAAAGTGCATACTGGGTTGCCAAGGCTCTATGTCTTTCATTACAATTAATGGACATCATTAAACAAGGATCTCTATGGAAACTAAAATTGGAAGCATTGACGAAATACTCGAACTGCTCCCCACTCTTCCTGACAAACTTACGGGCATACAGGAAACCCTCCTGGCCAACCTGATCATGCTCAGCGAAATTCCATCACCGACATTCGAGGAAGAAGCCCGTGTAAAACTGTTGCTCCAGCGCATGCTTGAAAGCGAACTGGATAAAATTTCAACTGACGAAGCCGGCAACGGAGTCGGCATTATTCCCGGGAAAGATCCATCCCGTAATATCCTGCTGGTTGCCCACGCGGATTCGGTTTACTCCGAAAAAGTCGACCATGCCATCAGTGTACTGGCCGAAGAAATTGTCGGTCCCGGCGTTGCAGACAACAGCCTCGGCATGGCTGTGCTGGCCACCCTGCCCAATATTCTGAAGATGCTCGGCATCCAGCTGAATGCCAATCTGGTGCTGCTATCGAGTACCAAAGGACTCGGCCGCGGCAACCTCGACGGGCTTCGCTTTTTCATGGATAATAATAAAATTCCTTTTGAAGCGGGCATCTGCATCGAAGGCGAAAAACTCGGGCGCCTCAGCTACACCGCCGAAGGCATGTTCCGCGGATACATCACCTGCCGCATTCCCGAAGAACTCGACTGGCAGCGTGCCGGGCAGAACAGCGCCATCATTGCACTGAACGAAGTCATCAACCGTATTCTTGAAATTCCGATTCCGAAACGCCCCCGGACCTCCATTGTGCTTGGCGCCATTCGCGGCGGAAAAAGCTACAATGTCATGGCCACTCACTCCAGCCTGCGTTTTGAAGTCCGCAGCCAAGATGCCGGAATGGTCCAGACCATACGGGAACGGATTGAAGACATTATCGCCGATGCCTCCTCCCCGAACAACGCGGAATTTGACTTTCAGATTGTCTCCTCCCGTGAACCGGGCGGAATCGACATCAGCCACCCGCTGGTTAAAAACTGCAGACTCGTCATGGAAAAACTCGGCGTACAGCCAACCATCCGCCCGAGCATGTCCGAAGTTTCCGAACTGATTGCCCGCGGCCTCCCGGCTGTAACACTGGGTATTACGGAAGCCAGCAACCTGCACGATCTCAATGAAACCATTCGCATCAAACCCATTTACACCGGTCTGGCACAGC
This is a stretch of genomic DNA from Pontiella agarivorans. It encodes these proteins:
- a CDS encoding sugar phosphorylase codes for the protein MIKNLDIHALERMRMRFNRLYGPQEVERLLERMVQLIGRYGIGLEGFSESDLWDETSSVLITYGDMVQNGDEAPLKVLKRFADRHLSGAVNTVHILPFYPYTSDDGFSVVDYRAVDRNLGKWNDVAELGRGFRLMFDLVLNHCSRSSKWFIDYVNNIAPYRNYFIEEDPETDLSAVTRPRALPLLTPVHTQHGDTHVWTTFSDDQMDLNFSNPDVLFEFLDILLFYVANGATIIRLDAIAYLWKQVGTSCIHLKQTHEVVKLMRDLLDMVAPEVVLLTETNVPHAENISYFGKGDEAHMVYQFSLPPLLLHGLTKGNSTYLTNWAASLNDLPQKCTYFNFTASHDGIGVRPLQGIIPNDELLKLADRVKSLGGHVSMKANSDGTESPYELNITYFDAMGDDPERVTDQHLARFLCSQTVAMSLRGVPAVYFHSLTATRNNYAGVEETGRARTINRLKWDEEELEKRIADPESPTAKVLKEYTRRLNCRSQHKMFHPDAAQQVVNLGPEWFAIEREWNEERVVCISNFTAGYQELTVDDRLYRLNRTDTCTDLLTGRRYMGDGKVIPFEPYQTVWLKI
- a CDS encoding glycosyltransferase family 4 protein, producing MSENIGFVSTRFAGTDGVSLESAKWAKVLWDHEFRSFWYAGRLDRAPEVSYCVPEAHFEHPENVWINERIWGKSFRDPIVSRRIRDMAEYLKTTLYEFVNHYDLRILIFQNALTIPMHVPLGVAISEFLAETRIPSIAHHHDFYWERVRFSVNGVPDFLDMAFPPRDDELQHVVINQAAREELSWRKGLSSELIPNVFDFETPPPPPDAYTEGLRADLGFSEDDILILQPTRIVPRKGIEHSIKLLETLGDPKMKLVISHAGGDEGYEYQHMLEELAHDSGVDLRIIDDRVGEFRQKNSKGQKIYTLWDIYPFVDFVTYPSLYEGFGNAFLEAVYFKLPILINRYSIFARDIEPKGFRVPLMDGYLTKEVVDDVRRLLADEGYRRTTVEHNYAVANRFFSYSVLRRSLRTLITNIKGLEP
- a CDS encoding M20/M25/M40 family metallo-hydrolase, yielding METKIGSIDEILELLPTLPDKLTGIQETLLANLIMLSEIPSPTFEEEARVKLLLQRMLESELDKISTDEAGNGVGIIPGKDPSRNILLVAHADSVYSEKVDHAISVLAEEIVGPGVADNSLGMAVLATLPNILKMLGIQLNANLVLLSSTKGLGRGNLDGLRFFMDNNKIPFEAGICIEGEKLGRLSYTAEGMFRGYITCRIPEELDWQRAGQNSAIIALNEVINRILEIPIPKRPRTSIVLGAIRGGKSYNVMATHSSLRFEVRSQDAGMVQTIRERIEDIIADASSPNNAEFDFQIVSSREPGGIDISHPLVKNCRLVMEKLGVQPTIRPSMSEVSELIARGLPAVTLGITEASNLHDLNETIRIKPIYTGLAQLLAMLLAIDGGFCNEPE